Genomic window (Gemmatimonadota bacterium):
GCTGGATCGCGAGCTGCTTGGTCTGCTCGGGTGAGAGCCGTTGCTCGGTGAGCTGGGTCAGTTCTCCCCGGACACGGGCGCGCACGAAGTCGCCGCCCTTGATGTGGATGTCCGAGGCGCCCTGCTGCATCGCAGCCTTCAGAATCTCAATCATCCCGGAACCTGTCGGTTGAGGTACAGCGGATAAACTAACGGCGGCCGGCCGGCCGCACTACCACCTCAGTGGTCGAATTCGCCAGGACGGTCGCATTCGGCCGGGACCGTACCTGCGAACTCGACCGCTTAGAGCTGACTGACCTTGGTTACGGCCGGCGCCTCGAGCAGGCGGTGCAGCGCCTCATGCCACTTGCGGGCCGGGCCCGCGGCGGCCAGGGAGATGATGTAGGCGTCGCCGCGCTTGTCCACCTCCAGCGTATGGACCTGGAAGCCGCTCTCTACCAGCAGCTTCTCGACTCCCTGGACGGTACCGGGCTGGGGCGTGACACTGACCTGCAGCATGTGCTCGACGGAGCGGCGCACGAGCTGATCCTCGACGCGGCCGAGGAGGATGAGCGCGACAATGACCAGCACCGTAGTGCCCACGGCTTCGACGTAGGCCTGCATCCCCACGGCCATGCCGATGGCGGCAACCACCCACAAGGTGGCGGCAGTGGTCAGGCCAACCACGCTTCCCCGCGCCTGGATGATCGTGCCTGCGCCGAGGAAGCCGATGCCGCTGACAATCTGGGCAGCGATACGTCCCGGGTCCACGTTCGGCGCTGCCGGGCCGGCCGAACGCGCGACGGCGATGGAGAGTTCGGTGAGCAGTGCGGCTCCCAGGCAAATAAGGAGGTTGGTGCGGAAGCCGGCGGGCTTGCGGCTGAGCTCGCGCTCGAGTCCTACGGCGCCGCCCAGCAGGGCGGCCAGGAGCAGGCGGCCGAGCAGGTCGAGCCGGAGCCAGCCCAGCCGGCTCAGCCAATCGGCCGGCGCATCCGCGAGCGGCATCCATTCCATGAACCGGGCCCTCGCCCCCCTCAGTGGTCGAACTCGACCACTCAGTCGTTCCCTCGGCGGAGTTCCTGCAGCGGACCGGTCATTCCAGCCCCAGCACCTCTCTCATATCGTAGTAGCCAGGCGGTTTCCCGGCCAGCCAGCGCGCGGCGAGCAGCGCCCCCTCGGCAAAGAGGCTGCGGTCCGCCGCCGCATGGGCCAACTCGATACGCTCGCGCGCGCCCAGGAAGAGCACGCGGTGCTCGCCCGTGATCTCGCCGCCCCGAAGGGCGTGGAACGCCACTTCCCCGCGGGCCCGCTCGCCGCTGC
Coding sequences:
- a CDS encoding MgtC/SapB family protein; its protein translation is MEWMPLADAPADWLSRLGWLRLDLLGRLLLAALLGGAVGLERELSRKPAGFRTNLLICLGAALLTELSIAVARSAGPAAPNVDPGRIAAQIVSGIGFLGAGTIIQARGSVVGLTTAATLWVVAAIGMAVGMQAYVEAVGTTVLVIVALILLGRVEDQLVRRSVEHMLQVSVTPQPGTVQGVEKLLVESGFQVHTLEVDKRGDAYIISLAAAGPARKWHEALHRLLEAPAVTKVSQL